DNA from Sphingomonas sp. R1:
GATCCACGATGTCGGGCCCCGTTCCGAGGGTGCGGTTGACCAGCTTTCCGACCTGTTTTTGAAGCACATCGGCGCGCCTCGCTATGCGATGCTGGTGGTGCCGGACCATTGGGGCTCCGCGCCTCTGCTCCCAGGCAGCCCGTTCGCCACGCGCCTGCGGGCCTGGGCCGATTCGGGAATCGAAATGTTCCTGCACGGTTGGTTCCACAAGGACGTGTCCGAGCACGCGTCTGCCGGCGCGCGTTTCAAGGCCAAGCACATGACAGCGGGCGAGGGCGAGTTTCTCGGCCTCGACTACGCCACCGCGCGCGACCGCATGTCCCGCGGCCGTGCATTGGTCGAGGATGTTATCGGCCGCCCGGTCACCGGCTTCATCGCGCCGGCCTGGCTGTATGGCGACGGCGCCCGCGCGGCGATGCGCGACCTCGATTTCGCGCTGGCCGAAGATCATTTCCGCGTCTGGGCACCGCAGCAGCAGGACCGCGTGCTGGCAAAGGGCCCGGTGATCACCTGGGCCAGCCGCAGCAAGAGCCGGATCGCCTCGTCGTTGGCGGTCGCCGCGATCGCCCGTGCGCTGCTGCCGCGCCGCCCGGCGATGCGGCTCGGCGTGCATCCGGGGGATGTCACCGTACCGGCGCTGCTGACGAGCATCGACAAGACGCTTGGTGCGCTCACCAAGGGCGGCCGTTTCGGCCAGTATCGCGAACTGCTGGAGACGCACTGATGCGCATCCTCGACGTCTGCGCCTTCTACAGCCCCTATGGCGGCGGTGTGAAAACCTATGTCCGTCGCAAGATGGAACTGGGCGCGCAGCTCGGCCACGAGATCATCATCCTGGCGCCCGGCGAGCGCGAGGAGATCCTGGAAGAGCGCGACGGCGCGATCCTGGCGACGATCCCGGCACCGCTGCTGCCGCTGGACCGCCGCTACCGCTATTTCGACGACGAGCCCGCCCTACATGCCGCGCTGGATCGCTGGCGGCCTGATTTCGTCGAGGCGTCGTCCCCCTGGCGCAGCGCCTCAATGGTCGCGCGCTGGCAGGGCGCGGCGGCGCGGTCGTTGGTCATGCATGCCGATCCGCTGGCGGCCTATGCCTATCGCTGGTTCGGTACGATCGCCAACCGCGAGACGATCGACAAGGGATTTGCCTCCTTCTGGCAGCATCTGCGCCGCCTGGACGAGGGCTTCGACCAGGTGGTGACGGCGGGCCGCGATCTCGCGCGGCGCCTGACGGAGGGCGGCCTCACGAAGGTGGTGACGATCCCGATGGGGGTGGAGCCGGGCTATTTCGATCCTGCCCTGCGCGACGAAAACCTGCGCGCCGAGCTGCTGGCGAGCTGCGGCCTCGGGCCCGAATCGACGCTGTTGATCGGTGTCGGACGCCTGGCGGCGGAAAAGCGCTGGCCGATGGTGATCGAGGCAGCGGAGGCGGCGGCAGGCCGGCACCCCATGGGGCTGATCCTGATCGGCGCCGGCACCGCACGGTCCAAGGTGATCACTGCGATCGGCCGTAACCCGCACGCGCAGCTGTTCGAGCCGACCAGCAACCGCGAGCAACTCGCGCGGGTGCTGGCAAGCTCCGACGCATTGGTGCACGGGTGCGAGGCGGAGACCTTCTGCATGGTGGCCGCCGAAGCGCGCGCCAGCGGCCTGCCGCTGATCGTGCCGGACCAGGGCGGCGCGGCCGACCAGTTCGTCGAAGGGCAGGGCATGCTCTATCGCGCGGCCGATCCGGTCGCGCTGCGCGATGCGCTGACCCAGTTCGTCGAGACGACGCCGATGTTCCACCGCATGCGGGCCACCGCCGATGCACCGTCCACCCGCACCATGGACCAGCATTTCGAGGAGCTGTTCGCCAGCTACCGTGCAATGGCATATTCGCGGGCGGCGTGACCTTGGCGTCGTAACGTCGATCGCATGCGTCGCGGCAGTGCAGTCAGCTGAACCCGAACTCAGGACCGAGCGGCAGCCGTCGCGATTTCAAGCCGTTTCAGGAAGCGCGGCAATGGGCAGCGATGCTCGGCGCCCTCGTCGCAACCTGGCAGGCGCAGCGGGATCCAGGCGGCGCGCGCCTTTCCGGCGCGGATGTCGGTGGCACTCTGGCTACGATACCATAGGCGCACCGCCTTGCTGCCATCGGTTGCGCGGACCATTGCGATGGCGATGCCGCCGCCAGGGGACGGATCGTCCGCTGCGAAGCCTGGCGCCTGAATGGGCACTCCCAGGACCGCAGCCAATGCGGCGACATTGGTGTCGTGGCCGACCAGCAGATCGAAGGCGGGGGCATCCTTATCGGTCAGGTCCCGCGTAATGCGGTCGACCGTGGGGGCCATCTGGAACGCGGCCATATAGGCCGGGCGGCTGAACACGTCGAACAGGGCGCCGTGCACGGCACCCAGCCTGGCCAGCACTGCCGGCGAGGCGCGGCCCCAGCCGACCTGCGCCATCGGTAGCCCTTCGAGATATTGCAGCATGAGCACTTGGGCGGTGCCCGATGCGGCGCGGATCGGCCCCTTCAGCTCGATGCCATGGCCGTCCGCACTTGCCGCCACCGCAGCGGGCTCGGCGGGGCTGCACGGTGCGCTGCTGCAGGCGAGCACGCGCTCCAGCAGCGCCAGTCCCCCGGCGTGCTTCCTCGCCAGTGCCTCGGCACCCCCGGTGTAATGCCGGATTGAATCGACCGCTTTGGCGGCGTCGAAGCCTGGCGGATGCAGGTTCAGCGGCTCGAACAGCGCATCGGTTTCCCCGACGGGCTTGTGGCCAACCGCCAGCGCGCAGCCGGGCGCAAAGCCCTGGGCATAATAGGTGCCGCTTGCGATCGTCCTTGGCGAACTGTTCGTCCAGATGCGGAGGGCGTGCGGAGCGGGACAGCCTCTGGCGGGCAGCAGGCCGGCGCCGGCGAGCCATTGGCGATCGGCGCGTGCGAGTGCGCGCAACGCGGCCGCACCGTGTGGGGTCACCTGCTCGGCCGGCGCCGCCCAGACGGGCCAGGGGCGCGCCGTGCGGGTACCGTCCGGGACTTCGCCCGCGAGCGGCGACCGGACGCCGTGGCGCATCAGCAGGATGACGCGCTCCGTCACCGTATGTGGACGTGCATGCGCGGGAGCAGCGGTGCACAGTAGCGCGGCGAGCGCGGGAAGGAGGCGGTGGCGGAACCGGGGCATGGCCTTCGCCTAGGCAGTGGATGTGAAAACCATGTGACGCCAAAAAGATACCAATTCCGGCCGGGAACTGAACACCCAGCGCCCGCAAAATGGGCCGGTCCGTTGAGGGAGGGGGGGAGCGGACCGGCCCGATGCGCAAGTGCTCTCGAGTACAGGGAAAACAAGCCGGCGACCCACGGGGGGATCGGAGTGTGGACCGCCGACTTGTTTCCTTATGGCGTTGCTCCGAGTCACGTCGGAACTGGCCGTACGCTGGTACTGGCGAAAGGGGGCGGGGGGAGTCGCTCCGGATCGCGTGCCCTCTAAATAGCCATGGCAGGCCGCAGCGATAATTCGGGGCGACCCCCATCCGGGTTTACCCGGATGTAATGCTATCGATTGCAATCCGCCACGGCGGCGAGAATGGGGGCGGCCCATTCGCGCCGGCAGATGAGCAGATCGGGAAGGCTGGTACTTGCCTGGTTATAGACGATCGGCGATCCGTCGATGCGGGAGGCGTGCAGGCCCGCAGCCAGCGCGACCGCCACGGGTGCGCAATTGTCCCATTGATGCTGGCCACCCGAATGCAGGTAGATCTCCGCCTCGCCGCGCACTACGGCCATGGCCTTGGCCCCGGCCGACCCCATGCCGACATGGACTGCGCCGATCGTGCTGCCGACCTCGGCGCAGAGTTGGCTGGCGCGGGTGCGGCTGACCAGCATGCGCGGCGGCGTCTGTGGCAGGCGAAGCGCGGGTGGCGTGTCGCTCGCGAGGGTCAGGCCGAGCCGCGGGAGTGCGACGGCCCCAACCGCCGGCTTACCGTCGATGGCGAGGGCGACGTGCACGGCCCAATCCTCGCGTCGCTCGGCAAACTCGCGCGTGCCGTCCAGCGGGTCGATGATCCACACGCGACTGCGATCCAGCCGAACGGGATCATCCGCCGATTCCTCGGAGAGGATCGCATCGTCGGGCCGGGCTTGGCGCAGACGATCAAGGATGAGCGCATTCGCCTCGGCATCGCCACGCGCGCCGCCGGCGCAGTCGTCCTGGATGCGGAGCAGCAGCGCGCCCGCCTCTTCGGCAATGGCATGGGCAAGCTGGGCGTCGTTCACAGCACCGGACTCCATACGCCCATGATCGCCTCGACGATCTGCTCGGCCGCCTGTTCTGGCGTGGTCTTGCGGGTGTCGATGCGGATCTCCGGGGCGAGCGGCGCCTCGTAAGGGCTGGAGATGCCGGTAAAGTTGGCGATCTCCCCCGCGCGCGCCTTTTTATAGAGGCCTTTCACGTCGCGCCGCTCGGCCTCCTCCAGGGGGGTGTCGACGAAGATCTCGAAGAACTCGCCTTCCGGCATCAGCGACCGCACCATCGCCCGTTCCGCACGGAACGGCGAGATGAACGCGGTGAGCACGATCAGCCCGGCGTCTGTCATCAGCCGAGCGACCTCGCCGATGCGGCGGATATTCTCCACCCGGTCCTGATCGGTGAAGCCGAGATCGCGGTTGAGGCCGTGGCGGACATTATCGCCGTCCAGCAGGAAGCTGTGCTTGCCCAGCGCGAACAGCTTCTTCTCGACCAGATTGGCGATGGTGGACTTGCCTGAGCCGGAGAGGCCGGTGAACCATAGCAGGCGCGGTTGCTGCCCCTTTTGCTGGGCATGGGCCTCGCGGGTGACCTCGATCGCCTGCCAATGCACGTTCTGCGCCCGGCGCAGCGAGAATTCGAGCATCCCGGCGCCGACCGTGGCGTTGGTCAGCTTGTCGATCAGGATGAAGCCGCCGAGATCGTGGCTGTCGGCATAGGGCTCGAACACGATTGGGCGATCGGTTGCGATTTCGGCGACGCCGATGTCGTTGAGCGCCAGCGTCTTCACCGCGCTGCGCGCCATGGTGTTGACGTCGATCGCATATTCCGGCGCGCGGACCACGGCGCTGACCGTCTGGGTGCCGAGCTTCAGCCAATAGGCGCGGCCGGGCAGCAGTTCGGCGGGGTCCATCCAGACGAGCGTCGCCTTGAACTGGTCGGCGGCCTGCGGGGGGGCATCGGCTGCGGCGATGACGTCGCCGCGCGAGCAATCCACTTCATCGGTGAGGGTGAGGGTGACGGATTCGCCCGCGACGGCCGCAGCCTTGTCACCGCCCAT
Protein-coding regions in this window:
- a CDS encoding histidine-type phosphatase, producing MPRFRHRLLPALAALLCTAAPAHARPHTVTERVILLMRHGVRSPLAGEVPDGTRTARPWPVWAAPAEQVTPHGAAALRALARADRQWLAGAGLLPARGCPAPHALRIWTNSSPRTIASGTYYAQGFAPGCALAVGHKPVGETDALFEPLNLHPPGFDAAKAVDSIRHYTGGAEALARKHAGGLALLERVLACSSAPCSPAEPAAVAASADGHGIELKGPIRAASGTAQVLMLQYLEGLPMAQVGWGRASPAVLARLGAVHGALFDVFSRPAYMAAFQMAPTVDRITRDLTDKDAPAFDLLVGHDTNVAALAAVLGVPIQAPGFAADDPSPGGGIAIAMVRATDGSKAVRLWYRSQSATDIRAGKARAAWIPLRLPGCDEGAEHRCPLPRFLKRLEIATAAARS
- a CDS encoding 3'(2'),5'-bisphosphate nucleotidase CysQ → MESGAVNDAQLAHAIAEEAGALLLRIQDDCAGGARGDAEANALILDRLRQARPDDAILSEESADDPVRLDRSRVWIIDPLDGTREFAERREDWAVHVALAIDGKPAVGAVALPRLGLTLASDTPPALRLPQTPPRMLVSRTRASQLCAEVGSTIGAVHVGMGSAGAKAMAVVRGEAEIYLHSGGQHQWDNCAPVAVALAAGLHASRIDGSPIVYNQASTSLPDLLICRREWAAPILAAVADCNR
- the cysN gene encoding sulfate adenylyltransferase subunit CysN; the encoded protein is MTAYRPDALIASDISAYLERHQHKSLLRFLTCGSVDDGKSTLIGRLLYDSKQIFEDQLSALEQDSKRVGTQGQAIDFALLVDGLAAEREQGITIDVAYRFFATEKRKFIVADTPGHEQYTRNMVTGASTADLAVILIDARKGVLTQTKRHSYLAHLLGIRHLVLAVNKMDLVDYDQTVFDRIVADYAEFAESIGIHAFTPIPISGFQGDNVTTRSAAMPWFTGPVLLDHLETVDVDAEADRIKPFRMPVQWVNRPNLDFRGFAGFVTSGTIRPGDPVRMLPSGRTSRVARIVSMGGDKAAAVAGESVTLTLTDEVDCSRGDVIAAADAPPQAADQFKATLVWMDPAELLPGRAYWLKLGTQTVSAVVRAPEYAIDVNTMARSAVKTLALNDIGVAEIATDRPIVFEPYADSHDLGGFILIDKLTNATVGAGMLEFSLRRAQNVHWQAIEVTREAHAQQKGQQPRLLWFTGLSGSGKSTIANLVEKKLFALGKHSFLLDGDNVRHGLNRDLGFTDQDRVENIRRIGEVARLMTDAGLIVLTAFISPFRAERAMVRSLMPEGEFFEIFVDTPLEEAERRDVKGLYKKARAGEIANFTGISSPYEAPLAPEIRIDTRKTTPEQAAEQIVEAIMGVWSPVL
- a CDS encoding glycosyltransferase, coding for MRILDVCAFYSPYGGGVKTYVRRKMELGAQLGHEIIILAPGEREEILEERDGAILATIPAPLLPLDRRYRYFDDEPALHAALDRWRPDFVEASSPWRSASMVARWQGAAARSLVMHADPLAAYAYRWFGTIANRETIDKGFASFWQHLRRLDEGFDQVVTAGRDLARRLTEGGLTKVVTIPMGVEPGYFDPALRDENLRAELLASCGLGPESTLLIGVGRLAAEKRWPMVIEAAEAAAGRHPMGLILIGAGTARSKVITAIGRNPHAQLFEPTSNREQLARVLASSDALVHGCEAETFCMVAAEARASGLPLIVPDQGGAADQFVEGQGMLYRAADPVALRDALTQFVETTPMFHRMRATADAPSTRTMDQHFEELFASYRAMAYSRAA
- a CDS encoding polysaccharide deacetylase family protein, whose translation is MTAPSSERPQGPSLLASIHDVGPRSEGAVDQLSDLFLKHIGAPRYAMLVVPDHWGSAPLLPGSPFATRLRAWADSGIEMFLHGWFHKDVSEHASAGARFKAKHMTAGEGEFLGLDYATARDRMSRGRALVEDVIGRPVTGFIAPAWLYGDGARAAMRDLDFALAEDHFRVWAPQQQDRVLAKGPVITWASRSKSRIASSLAVAAIARALLPRRPAMRLGVHPGDVTVPALLTSIDKTLGALTKGGRFGQYRELLETH